Genomic segment of Thermodesulfovibrionia bacterium:
TCGAGAACAGGGTCATGCATCTTCTGAATGCCCTCATCAAGGTGCTTTAATTTTCTCCTGTACTTCTTATCTACCAGGCTCTCCGCCTTTATTTCAATTATTGAGTGGCTGAATGGGATCCTGGACCTTTCCAAATTGTGAACAAAGGTGTCTGCAGAAAGATGTGAGAGATAGCCGTAAGCAAAGGCCTTCTGCCTGTCTGTTTCTGACTCCTCAAGCAGCCTCCACCCTATATCCCAGCTGTGTGTGTTCTTGTCCTCTTCCTGATATTTCCTGCCGACAATGACATCAGCACTCAGGTTTCCATATAGAAAATCCTTTGCGTATCTTTTTATGATGGAATAGACCCCGGCAGGTATAATGGCAGCACCAGCGTCAAGAACCTGATGCCCCAGATACAGGTGCGTAAGCGGCCCCCATGCGTGTGCGAATGAAGGGACAAGAAT
This window contains:
- a CDS encoding zinc dependent phospholipase C family protein; the encoded protein is MSIILVPSFAHAWGPLTHLYLGHQVLDAGAAIIPAGVYSIIKRYAKDFLYGNLSADVIVGRKYQEEDKNTHSWDIGWRLLEESETDRQKAFAYGYLSHLSADTFVHNLERSRIPFSHSIIEIKAESLVDKKYRRKLKHLDEGIQKMHDPVLEEMLERVLFSFKTNKKIFKGFLFISRFPNCKHVSKFINNRFPNEIPVADIYKFKEDSLNNIFEVLTNGEDSHVLKDHPLGRHLKRAS